One region of Oryza sativa Japonica Group chromosome 5, ASM3414082v1 genomic DNA includes:
- the LOC136351207 gene encoding protein ALP1-like, whose translation MELWTCELAGCIGALDGTHVPASVPAHMQDRFRGRKKSPTQNVLAAVDFDLRFIYVLAGWEGSAHDSHVLQDALSRPSGLKIPEGKFFLADAGYAARPGILPPYRGVRYHLKEYKGGREPQDYKELYNHRHSSCRTTVERAFGTLKNRFNILKSQPNFPLKTQVKTVIACCTLHNWILDNGDDEYVYDHETWYRVLPRSNRVYQDIREENEAWVLKRDQMAQAMWQDKAGQSTSAAN comes from the exons ATGGAGTTGTGGACTTGTGAATTGGCG GGGTGCATAGGAGCTTTGGATGGTACTCATGTACCAGCATCTGTCCCTGCACATATGCAGGACAGATTTAGGGGTAGAAAGAAATCTCCCACTCAAAATGTCCTTGCGGCTGTTGATTTTGACTTGCGATTTATTTATGTCCTTGCTGGATGGGAGGGATCAGCCCATGATTCACATGTGCTTCAAGATGCTCTAAGCCGCCCTAGTGGTCTAAAAATACCAGAAG GAAAATTCTTCCTAGCCGATGCTGGATATGCAGCAAGACCTGGTATACTACCCCCATACCGTGGTGTTCGTTATCACCTTAAAGAATATAAAGGTGGTAGAGAACCTCAAGATTACAAAGAACTATATAACCATCGTCATTCGTCATGTAGAACAACAGTTGAACGGGCATTTGGAACCCTGAAAAATCGATTTAATATCCTCAAGAGTCAGCCAAATTTCCCTTTGAAAACACAAGTGAAGACAGTGATTGCTTGTTGTACGCTTCACAATTGGATACTGGATAATGGTGATGATGAATATGTATATGACCATGAAACCTGGTATAGAGTCTTGCCAAGGAGCAATAGGGTATATCAAGATATCCGTGAGGAGAATGAGGCTTGGGTGCTTAAACGAGATCAGATGGCACAAGCTATGTGGCAAGATAAAGCTGGGCAATCTACTTCTGCAGCTAATTAA
- the LOC107275367 gene encoding uncharacterized protein, protein MGKAKGKGKVETEGSSRERSISWDDEQTKFMLDWYIEYKKDQHANFIWKSQHHMKCADALNKEFAMGVTSAQVTRHYRHYKENWKIVETALNKSGNGFDAIKCKLTISESEKATLKDRDRRLLSKPIKYFHEMQELFSGSNADGSLAMDQQTCCDVDNKSDSSDDEGLNDISSYARPIDIAAEDSDTLPSPTCADNGSSGTSRAGKKRPRGSKSPSKKQQPKPKNRFTDATEKISNTMDHLVDQLGNPPPPPPVPQFCDPYASLWKRIDALPISTNDKVVVGNYLGRQENEGVRGFLASSADTTVETWVYQFMCDRDGA, encoded by the exons ATGGGGAAAGccaagggaaaggggaaggttGAGACTGAAGGGTCTTCTCGTGAGAGATCCATTAGTTGGGATGATGAACAAACTAAGTTCATGCTTGATTGGTACATCGAGTACAAGAAAGACCAACATGCAAACTTCATATGGAAATCTCAGCACCATATGAAATGTGCTGATGCCTTAAATAAAGAGTTTGCTATGGGTGTAACGTCTGCCCAAGTGACCCGTCACTATAGGCACTACAAAGAGAACTGGAAGATAGTTGAAACGGCTTTAAACAAGAGTGGCAATGGTTTTGATGCTATTAAATGTAAACTGACCATATCAGAGTCTGAAAAGGCTACTCTCAAA GATAGGGATAGGCGTTTGCTTTCTAAGCCAATAAAATACTTTCATGAGATGCAAGAGCTTTTCTCAGGTAGTAACGCAGATGGCTCTCTTGCCATGGACCAACAAACATGTTGTGACGTTGATAACAAATCTGATAGCAGTGACGATGAAGGATTGAATGATATTTCCAGCTATGCACGTCCTATCGACATTGCTGCAGAAGACTCGGACACATTACCATCTCCCACATGTGCAGATAATGGCTCTTCTGGTACATCTCGAGCTGGTAAAAAGAGACCAAGAGGTTCAAAGTCCCCAAGTAAGAAGCAGCAACCAAAGCCTAAGAACCGTTTCACAGATGCCACTGAGAAAATTAGCAACACAATGGACCATTTGGTGGATCAGCTTGGtaatcctcctcctccacctccagtGCCACAGTTTTGTGACCCTTATGCTTCATTGTGGAAGAGGATTGATGCATTGCCCATTAGTACTAATGATAAGGTTGTCGTTGGAAATTATTTGGGACGCCAAGAGAATGAGGGGGTGCGGGGATTTCTTGCTTCTTCTGCTGACACGACTGTGGAGACTTGGGTGTACCAGTTCATGTGCGATCGAGATGGTGCGTAG
- the LOC107275686 gene encoding putative WUSCHEL-related homeobox 2 has translation MAPAVQQQQSGGGGGSTGAAAVGSTTRWCPTPEQLMMLEEMYRGGLRTPNAAQIQQITAHLSTYGRIEGKNVFYWFQNHKARDRQKLRRRLCISHHLLSCAHYYHHHLAAAAAVVPPPQLLPPLHPSSSSSSCGGGLIDHANSLLSPTSATTPTSAAAAAAAAAYTTSYYYPFTAAAAPPPPRTSPAASPLFHYNQGGGGVVLPAAEAIGRSSSSSDYSLGKLVDNFGVALEETFPAQPQQPATTMAMTAVVDTTAVAAAAGGFCRPLKTLDLFPGGLKEEQHDVV, from the exons ATGGCGCCGgcggtgcagcagcagcagagcggcggcggcggcggatcgacgggggcggcggcggtggggtcgACGACGCGGTGGTGCCCGACGCCGGAGCAGCTGATGATGCTGGAGGAGATGTACAGGGGAGGGCTCCGGACGCCGAACGCGGCGCAGATACAGCAGATCACGGCGCACCTCTCGACGTACGGCCGCATCGAGGGCAAGAACGTCTTCTACTGGTTCCAGAACCACAAGGCCCGCGACCGCCAgaagctccgccgccgcctctgcatctcccaccacctcctctcctgCGCCCactactaccaccaccacctcgccgccgccgccgccgtcgttccgccgccgcagcttctgccgccgctgcacccctcctcctcctcctcctcctgcggcGGTGGCCTCATCGACCACGCTAATTCCCTTCtctcccccacgtcggcgaccacccccacctccgccgccgcagcagcagcagcagcagcttacACCACCAGCTACTACTaccccttcaccgccgccgccgcaccgccaccgcccaggacgtcgccggcggcgagcccccTCTTCCACTACAACCAG ggaggcggcggcgtggtgttgccggcggcggaggcgatcgggcgttcgtcgtcgtcgtcggactaCTCGCTGGGGAAGCTAGTGGACAACTTCGGGGTGGCGCTGGAGGAGACGTTCCCGGCGCAGCCGCAgcagccggcgacgacgatggcgatgaCGGCCGTCGTCGACActacggcggtggcggcggcggcaggtggctTCTGCCGGCCGCTCAAGACGCTGGACCTCTTCCCCGGCGGCCTCAAGGAAGAGCAGCATGACGTCGTCTAG